One Azospirillum brasilense DNA segment encodes these proteins:
- a CDS encoding cupin domain-containing protein has product MTRHAGALTRVLLSTAALALAALPPSIALADLPGSRNAKVTQVYEHALPDVPGKSIRGVLVEYGPGGYSPSHTHAKSALIYATVLEGAVRSQINGGPVRTFQAGENFTELPGDHHNVSANASDSQPAKLLAVFVVDTAETELTTPDRQ; this is encoded by the coding sequence ATGACTCGCCATGCCGGCGCGCTGACGCGCGTCCTGCTCTCCACCGCGGCCCTGGCCCTCGCCGCACTGCCGCCGTCCATCGCCCTGGCCGACCTGCCGGGAAGCCGGAACGCCAAGGTCACGCAGGTCTACGAGCACGCGCTGCCGGATGTTCCCGGCAAAAGCATCCGGGGCGTGCTGGTCGAATACGGCCCGGGCGGCTACTCGCCGTCACATACCCACGCGAAATCGGCGCTCATCTACGCCACCGTGCTGGAGGGGGCGGTGCGCAGCCAGATCAACGGCGGCCCGGTCAGGACCTTCCAGGCCGGAGAGAATTTCACCGAGCTGCCGGGCGACCACCACAACGTCAGCGCCAACGCCAGCGACAGCCAGCCGGCCAAGCTCCTTGCGGTCTTCGTGGTCGACACGGCGGAGACGGAGTTGACGACTCCCGACCGACAGTGA
- a CDS encoding SDR family oxidoreductase, which yields MKIVVIGGTGLIGSKLAALLRDHGHAVVAASPSTGVDTLTGAGLADALAGAAVVIDVANAPSFEDRAVMDFFQTSGRNLLAAEAAAGIGHHVVLSIVNTDRMPDNGYFRAKAEQERLVAASGIPHSIVRATQFMEFLGAIAATHADGDTVRLATGLFQPIAADDVAAILAETALGAPRNGVIDIAGPDRAPFPAIVGRYMAAVGDDRGVVGDPEARYFGGRVEELSLVPTGEARLGRIGLDAWLRRAPRR from the coding sequence ATGAAGATCGTCGTCATCGGCGGAACCGGTCTGATCGGTTCCAAGCTCGCCGCCCTCCTGCGCGACCACGGCCATGCGGTGGTCGCCGCGTCGCCCAGCACGGGGGTCGACACCCTCACCGGCGCCGGCCTTGCCGACGCCCTCGCCGGCGCCGCGGTGGTGATCGACGTTGCCAACGCGCCCTCCTTCGAGGATCGGGCGGTGATGGACTTCTTCCAGACGTCCGGCCGCAACCTGCTCGCGGCGGAAGCCGCCGCTGGTATCGGGCACCATGTCGTCCTGTCCATCGTCAACACCGACCGGATGCCCGACAACGGCTATTTCCGGGCCAAGGCGGAGCAGGAACGGCTGGTCGCCGCCTCCGGCATTCCCCACTCCATCGTCCGGGCCACCCAGTTCATGGAGTTCCTTGGGGCCATCGCCGCCACCCACGCAGACGGCGACACGGTGCGGCTGGCCACCGGTCTCTTCCAACCGATCGCCGCCGACGATGTGGCGGCCATCCTGGCCGAGACGGCGCTCGGCGCGCCGCGCAACGGCGTCATCGACATCGCCGGCCCGGACCGCGCGCCGTTCCCGGCGATCGTCGGCCGCTACATGGCGGCGGTCGGCGACGACCGCGGGGTGGTCGGCGACCCGGAGGCCCGTTACTTCGGCGGCCGTGTCGAGGAACTATCCCTGGTGCCGACCGGCGAGGCCCGCCTCGGCCGCATCGGCCTGGACGCCTGGCTCCGCCGGGCACCGCGCCGCTGA
- a CDS encoding alpha/beta fold hydrolase — protein sequence MSTITTKDGVSIFYKDWGPRSGQPVVFHHGWPLSADDWDSQMLFFADKGYRVIAHDRRGHGRSAQVGEGHDMDHYAADAAAVVEHLDLRDAIHIGHSTGGGEATRYVARHGRGRVAKLVLIGAVPPIMVKTAANPGGLPIAVFDDFRRQLAANRAQFYLDIPSGPFYGFNRPGAAVSQGVIQNWWRQAMMGGAKAQYDGVKAFSETDFTEDLKAIDVPTLVMHGDDDQIVPIADSALLSVKLLKAGTLKVYERLPHGMCTTHADVVNPDLLSFIAG from the coding sequence ATGAGCACCATCACCACCAAGGACGGCGTTTCGATCTTCTACAAGGACTGGGGTCCCCGCAGCGGGCAGCCCGTCGTCTTCCACCACGGCTGGCCGCTCAGCGCGGACGACTGGGACAGCCAGATGCTGTTCTTCGCGGACAAGGGCTATCGCGTGATCGCCCACGACCGCCGCGGCCATGGGCGTTCCGCGCAGGTCGGCGAGGGTCACGACATGGACCATTATGCGGCCGATGCCGCGGCGGTGGTGGAGCATCTCGACCTGCGCGACGCCATCCACATCGGCCATTCCACCGGCGGCGGCGAAGCCACCCGCTACGTCGCCCGCCATGGCCGGGGGCGCGTCGCCAAGCTCGTCCTCATCGGGGCGGTGCCCCCCATCATGGTGAAGACCGCGGCCAACCCCGGAGGCCTGCCGATCGCGGTGTTCGACGATTTCCGCCGCCAGCTCGCCGCGAACCGGGCGCAGTTCTACCTCGACATCCCGAGCGGCCCCTTCTACGGCTTCAACCGGCCCGGTGCGGCGGTATCGCAGGGCGTTATCCAAAACTGGTGGCGGCAGGCCATGATGGGGGGCGCCAAGGCCCAGTATGACGGGGTCAAGGCCTTCTCGGAGACCGACTTCACCGAAGACCTCAAGGCTATCGACGTGCCGACGCTGGTCATGCACGGCGACGACGACCAGATCGTGCCCATCGCCGATTCCGCGCTGCTGTCGGTCAAGCTGCTCAAGGCCGGCACCCTCAAGGTCTACGAGCGCCTCCCGCACGGGATGTGCACGACCCACGCCGACGTGGTGAACCCCGATCTCCTGTCCTTCATCGCCGGCTGA
- a CDS encoding GlxA family transcriptional regulator, which translates to MTRHVRFLVHPGFVLLDLGGPLDAFSFANRLCGECYRLSVASVAGGPVRSSCGLEVITAPMPEAGAEVCADSPADTLIVVGAPEPPEGPSVKALAAAIAAAAPHTRRIASVCTGAFILAASGILDGRPATTHWFYAPRLQARYPNLRVDGDRIHTCDGGVWTSAGLSAGIDMTLALIEEDLGQEAARSLARMLVVYYRRPGGQYQYSSLLDFDPGSDRIRRTLSFARENLAADLSVERLADVAHLSVRQFGRAFTTSTGMTPAKAVERMRVEAARTMVEDGRQTFAEIARLVGFIDPDRMCQSFLRVLGQTPQELRRQFRQMAP; encoded by the coding sequence ATGACCCGTCACGTGCGTTTCCTGGTCCATCCGGGCTTCGTGCTGCTCGATCTCGGTGGGCCGCTCGATGCCTTCTCCTTCGCCAACCGGCTGTGCGGGGAGTGCTACCGACTCTCCGTCGCCTCGGTCGCGGGCGGTCCGGTGCGCAGTTCCTGCGGGTTGGAGGTCATCACCGCCCCCATGCCGGAAGCCGGCGCCGAAGTCTGCGCCGACAGCCCGGCGGACACGCTCATCGTGGTCGGCGCGCCGGAACCGCCGGAAGGGCCATCGGTGAAGGCGCTTGCGGCGGCCATCGCCGCGGCGGCGCCCCACACCCGGAGGATCGCCAGCGTCTGCACGGGGGCCTTTATCCTCGCCGCGAGCGGCATCCTCGACGGGCGGCCGGCGACCACCCACTGGTTCTACGCGCCGCGGCTCCAGGCGCGCTACCCGAACCTGCGGGTGGACGGCGACCGCATTCACACCTGCGACGGCGGTGTCTGGACGTCGGCGGGCCTATCGGCGGGGATCGACATGACGCTCGCCCTGATCGAGGAGGATCTGGGCCAGGAAGCGGCGCGGTCGCTTGCCCGCATGCTTGTCGTCTATTACCGGCGCCCCGGCGGCCAGTACCAGTATTCCTCCCTGCTCGACTTCGATCCGGGGTCCGACCGCATCCGCCGCACGCTGAGCTTCGCGCGGGAGAATCTGGCGGCGGATCTCTCGGTGGAGCGGCTGGCCGACGTGGCGCATCTCAGCGTGCGGCAGTTCGGACGCGCCTTCACCACCTCCACCGGCATGACGCCGGCCAAGGCCGTGGAGCGGATGCGGGTGGAGGCGGCGCGGACGATGGTGGAGGACGGCCGGCAGACCTTCGCGGAAATCGCCCGCCTCGTCGGCTTCATCGACCCGGACCGCATGTGCCAGAGCTTCCTGCGCGTTCTCGGCCAGACCCCGCAGGAGCTTCGACGCCAGTTCCGGCAGATGGCACCGTGA
- a CDS encoding oxidoreductase: protein MISPDQTPIGSGFGPATTAAEAVRGIDLRGRVAVVTGGYSGIGLETTRALAEAGAMVIVPARDHTRAAAALAGLDRVELEALDLADAASIAAFARRFRETGRPLSILVNSAGIMATPLYRDADGREGQFATNHLGHFRLTLALWPALLAAGRDAGGARVVSVSSRGHQIAGIDFDDLDFERRPYDKWIAYGQSKTANALFAVALDRRGREHGVRAYALHPGQILTELSRHLSAEEIAGFDALDAEGRPRIDPSRGMKTVAQGAATSVWCATSPRLDGLGGIYCEDCDVAPVHSAATGRRGVHPWAADDALAERLWRVSEALTGASPP from the coding sequence ATGATATCCCCCGACCAGACACCCATCGGGTCCGGCTTCGGTCCCGCCACCACCGCCGCCGAGGCCGTCCGCGGCATCGATCTCCGCGGGCGGGTGGCGGTGGTCACCGGAGGCTATTCCGGCATCGGGCTGGAGACGACGCGCGCGCTCGCCGAGGCCGGCGCAATGGTCATCGTACCGGCCCGGGATCACACCCGGGCGGCGGCGGCGCTGGCCGGCCTCGACCGCGTCGAGTTGGAGGCGCTTGACCTCGCGGACGCCGCCTCGATCGCCGCCTTCGCCCGGCGCTTCCGCGAGACCGGGCGGCCGCTGTCGATCCTCGTCAACAGCGCCGGCATCATGGCGACGCCACTTTACCGCGACGCCGACGGGCGCGAGGGGCAGTTCGCGACGAATCATCTCGGCCATTTCCGGCTGACCCTGGCCTTGTGGCCGGCGCTGCTCGCGGCGGGACGCGATGCGGGTGGCGCGCGCGTCGTGTCGGTTTCGTCGCGTGGCCACCAGATCGCCGGAATCGATTTCGACGACCTCGACTTCGAACGGCGCCCGTATGACAAGTGGATCGCCTACGGCCAGTCCAAGACCGCCAACGCACTGTTCGCCGTGGCCCTGGATCGCCGCGGCCGGGAGCACGGGGTGCGTGCCTACGCGCTGCATCCGGGACAGATCCTCACCGAGCTGAGCCGCCACCTGAGCGCCGAGGAGATCGCCGGTTTCGACGCCCTGGACGCGGAGGGGCGCCCGCGCATCGACCCGTCCCGCGGCATGAAGACCGTCGCGCAAGGGGCGGCCACCAGCGTCTGGTGCGCGACCAGCCCGCGGCTCGACGGCCTCGGCGGGATCTATTGCGAGGATTGCGACGTCGCCCCGGTCCATAGCGCGGCGACGGGGCGGCGCGGCGTGCATCCCTGGGCCGCGGACGATGCGCTTGCCGAGCGGCTGTGGCGCGTCTCAGAGGCCCTGACCGGTGCCTCCCCGCCCTGA
- a CDS encoding AraC family transcriptional regulator has translation MIVQNAPADVLSDVLRLMQAQTLCSARLAARGDWSIRFQPPNAIKFNVVTAGTCWIRPDGPEAPQRLDAGDCFVVVRGGFVLASAPDLPPVPAAEVFHAPGGEASVNAGSGAPGGDGNEVRFLGGSVRFDRLDGGLLFDLLPGLLMIRGEAPGAAPVGWLLEQLDREWRGGTVGSQLACNDLLRLMFVHALRTHLSEQPPQGANWLAASLDPSIGRVLGAIHAEPCRNWTLAELAGIAGQSRSSFAAAFRERVGVPPIDYMLRWRMRLAATRLRQGQEPVSVIAASLGYLSDSAFSATFRRIMGVSPARYRTGADRQVASDRGPTIRS, from the coding sequence GTGATCGTCCAGAACGCGCCCGCCGACGTGCTGTCGGATGTGCTCCGCCTGATGCAGGCCCAGACCCTGTGCTCCGCGCGCCTCGCCGCCAGGGGTGACTGGTCGATCCGCTTCCAGCCGCCGAACGCCATCAAGTTCAATGTGGTGACAGCGGGCACCTGCTGGATCCGGCCGGATGGGCCGGAAGCGCCGCAGCGCCTCGATGCCGGCGATTGCTTCGTGGTGGTGCGCGGTGGCTTCGTCCTGGCGAGCGCGCCGGACCTGCCCCCCGTCCCGGCCGCGGAAGTGTTTCATGCGCCGGGCGGTGAGGCCAGCGTCAACGCGGGAAGTGGCGCGCCCGGCGGCGACGGGAACGAGGTGCGGTTCCTCGGCGGCAGCGTGCGGTTCGACCGGCTGGACGGTGGCCTGCTGTTCGACCTGCTGCCGGGGCTGCTGATGATCCGCGGCGAAGCCCCGGGGGCCGCGCCGGTCGGCTGGCTGCTGGAGCAGCTTGATCGGGAATGGCGCGGCGGGACGGTGGGGTCTCAGCTCGCCTGCAACGACCTGTTGCGCTTAATGTTCGTCCACGCCTTGCGGACGCATCTGAGTGAGCAGCCGCCGCAAGGCGCCAACTGGCTGGCGGCCAGCCTGGATCCCTCGATCGGCCGGGTCCTCGGCGCCATCCACGCCGAGCCCTGCCGCAACTGGACGCTTGCGGAACTGGCGGGCATCGCCGGGCAGTCGCGCTCCAGCTTCGCCGCCGCCTTTCGGGAGCGCGTGGGGGTTCCCCCGATCGATTACATGCTGCGCTGGCGCATGCGCCTCGCCGCGACGCGGCTGCGGCAAGGGCAGGAACCCGTCTCCGTCATCGCCGCCTCGCTCGGCTATCTGTCGGACAGCGCCTTCAGCGCCACGTTCCGGCGGATCATGGGGGTCTCGCCGGCGCGCTACCGGACGGGGGCGGACAGACAGGTCGCTTCGGATCGCGGTCCCACGATCAGAAGTTGA
- a CDS encoding Rrf2 family transcriptional regulator, translating to MRLSSYTDYALRVLMYLAVRQEGLPTISDIAQVYGISKNHLMKVVHDLGRGGYVETVRGRNGGLRLGRPAEQIRIGDVVRYTEEDMAIVDCMGALKDTSVCRLSPACNLRTALHEALQAFLAVLDDYTLADIVRHRRSMASLLGLPQPPLPHSAAERGEAEPGSRPGQAAQAASRSSAGPKNS from the coding sequence ATGCGCTTGTCGAGCTATACGGATTATGCGCTGCGCGTGCTCATGTACCTGGCCGTGCGCCAGGAGGGTCTGCCGACCATCAGCGACATCGCACAGGTGTACGGCATTTCAAAAAACCACCTGATGAAGGTCGTGCATGACCTCGGACGGGGCGGCTACGTCGAAACCGTGAGGGGCCGGAACGGCGGGCTGCGCCTGGGCCGTCCGGCCGAGCAGATCCGGATCGGCGACGTCGTCCGCTACACCGAGGAGGACATGGCCATCGTCGACTGCATGGGCGCGCTGAAGGACACCTCCGTCTGCCGGCTGAGTCCGGCTTGCAACCTGCGCACCGCCCTGCACGAGGCATTGCAGGCGTTCCTGGCCGTCCTTGACGACTACACGCTGGCCGACATTGTCCGCCATCGCCGCAGCATGGCGTCCCTGCTCGGCCTGCCGCAGCCACCCCTCCCCCATTCCGCGGCTGAACGGGGGGAGGCGGAGCCGGGCTCGCGACCGGGACAGGCAGCTCAAGCGGCCTCAAGATCCTCCGCGGGGCCGAAGAACTCGTAA
- the hmpA gene encoding NO-inducible flavohemoprotein: MPLTQQTVAIVKATVPTLAEHGTIVTRTMYQILFRDPEVAALFNQSHQGEEGAQTKALANAILAYARNIDNLGTLTPMVERIAQKHVGLQILPEHYPHVAAALLGAIREVLGTAATEEVLDAWGEAYWHLARILMGREGRIYDALANESGGWSGWRDFVVTRRVRESGTITSFHLSPSDGGPVIRHRPGQYLTFLLPLPGRAPLRRNYSISAGPDTLGYRISVKREPHGAGSNWLHDHAQEGTALKVSPPAGDFFLPEQPERPVVLLSGGVGLTPMVSMLEAIAAAPTTVEAHYVHGTLNSATHAMDEHIRRLAASRPGIRVSTFYSDPLPGDRSGVSHDTAGFITVEWLRANTPFHNADFYLCGPKPFLKAFVGGLALAGVPRAQVHYEFFGPAEDLEAA, from the coding sequence ATGCCTCTCACTCAGCAGACCGTCGCGATCGTCAAGGCCACCGTTCCCACTCTCGCCGAGCATGGAACCATCGTCACGCGGACGATGTATCAAATCCTGTTTCGCGACCCCGAGGTTGCCGCGCTGTTCAACCAGTCGCATCAAGGCGAGGAGGGCGCACAAACCAAGGCGCTCGCCAATGCCATCCTCGCCTATGCCCGCAACATAGACAATCTCGGCACCTTGACGCCCATGGTCGAGCGCATCGCGCAAAAGCACGTCGGGCTGCAGATCCTTCCGGAGCATTATCCTCATGTCGCAGCCGCCCTCCTCGGAGCGATCCGCGAGGTGCTGGGCACCGCCGCGACGGAGGAGGTGCTGGATGCGTGGGGAGAGGCGTATTGGCATCTGGCCCGCATCCTGATGGGAAGGGAGGGGCGCATCTACGACGCCCTCGCCAATGAGAGCGGAGGGTGGAGCGGCTGGCGGGACTTCGTCGTTACGCGGCGGGTCAGGGAAAGCGGGACAATCACCTCCTTCCATCTGTCGCCGAGCGACGGCGGCCCTGTGATCCGACATCGGCCTGGGCAGTACCTGACGTTCCTGCTTCCCCTGCCGGGACGTGCGCCGCTGCGCCGGAACTACAGCATCTCCGCCGGTCCCGACACCCTCGGCTATCGCATCTCCGTGAAGCGGGAGCCCCACGGCGCCGGTTCCAATTGGCTGCACGACCATGCCCAGGAAGGGACCGCGCTGAAGGTATCCCCGCCCGCCGGCGACTTCTTCCTGCCCGAACAGCCGGAACGGCCGGTCGTTCTGCTGAGCGGCGGCGTCGGGCTGACGCCCATGGTGAGCATGCTCGAGGCGATCGCCGCCGCTCCGACCACGGTGGAAGCGCATTACGTCCATGGCACCCTGAACAGTGCCACCCACGCCATGGACGAGCACATCCGCAGGCTGGCCGCGTCGCGGCCCGGCATCAGGGTGTCAACCTTCTACAGCGACCCGCTGCCCGGGGATCGGTCGGGCGTTTCCCATGACACGGCCGGCTTCATCACGGTCGAGTGGCTGCGGGCGAACACGCCGTTCCACAACGCCGACTTTTATCTGTGCGGCCCGAAGCCGTTCTTGAAGGCCTTCGTCGGAGGTCTCGCCCTCGCTGGCGTGCCGCGCGCTCAGGTGCATTACGAGTTCTTCGGCCCCGCGGAGGATCTTGAGGCCGCTTGA
- a CDS encoding carboxymuconolactone decarboxylase family protein, with the protein MSRLAWYEVAPDGAKALFGVHHYVTKRTNLPEELIHLVFLRVSQINGCAHCIDLHSRDLRKTMSIDKVTLVPVWEEVPHLFSDTERSALAWAEEVTRVSETHASDAAYAAAAAAFEPKDLVDLTIAIAAMNAFNRLGAPFRLPVAAKA; encoded by the coding sequence ATGTCACGCTTGGCTTGGTACGAGGTTGCGCCCGACGGTGCGAAGGCTCTGTTCGGCGTCCATCATTACGTCACGAAGCGCACCAACCTGCCCGAGGAACTCATCCACCTCGTGTTCCTCAGGGTCTCGCAAATCAACGGCTGCGCTCACTGCATCGATCTGCACAGCCGCGACCTTCGGAAGACCATGTCGATCGACAAGGTCACGCTGGTGCCGGTGTGGGAGGAGGTCCCGCACCTGTTCTCCGACACGGAGCGCTCAGCCCTGGCCTGGGCCGAGGAGGTGACCCGCGTCAGCGAAACCCACGCTTCCGACGCCGCCTATGCGGCGGCAGCGGCGGCGTTCGAGCCGAAGGATCTGGTCGATCTCACCATCGCCATCGCTGCGATGAACGCCTTCAACCGGCTGGGTGCCCCTTTCCGTCTCCCGGTGGCCGCCAAAGCCTGA
- a CDS encoding SDR family oxidoreductase has product MKIVVIGGTGLIGSKLVQTLRERGHDALAASPKTGVNTITREGLAQAIDGAAVVVDVANAPVWEDKAVLDFFETSGRNLLAAEAAAGVRHHVALSIVGSERLPDNGYFRAKVAQEGLIKASGIPHTILRATQFFEFVGGIAQSATVGGEIRLSPALIQPIASDDVVAALADVALASPVNGTLEVAGPEAIPLDELVRRFLQATKDTRKVVPDIHARYFGDVLNDQSLTPGQNPRLGAIRFEDWLGRQIAR; this is encoded by the coding sequence ATGAAGATCGTCGTCATCGGAGGCACCGGCCTCATCGGATCGAAGCTGGTGCAGACTCTCCGCGAGCGCGGCCACGATGCGCTCGCAGCCTCCCCAAAAACGGGCGTGAACACCATCACCCGTGAGGGCTTGGCCCAGGCGATCGACGGAGCCGCTGTCGTCGTCGACGTGGCGAACGCGCCGGTCTGGGAGGACAAGGCCGTCCTCGACTTCTTCGAGACCTCGGGCCGCAACCTGCTCGCCGCCGAAGCGGCCGCCGGTGTCCGCCACCATGTCGCCCTTTCGATCGTCGGCAGTGAACGGCTTCCCGACAACGGATACTTCCGGGCGAAGGTCGCCCAGGAAGGCCTCATCAAGGCGTCCGGCATTCCCCACACCATCCTGCGCGCCACGCAGTTCTTCGAATTCGTCGGCGGGATCGCGCAGTCGGCCACCGTCGGCGGGGAAATTCGCCTGTCGCCAGCGCTGATCCAACCGATCGCCTCCGATGACGTGGTGGCGGCCCTTGCCGATGTCGCGCTCGCGTCGCCGGTCAACGGCACGCTCGAAGTCGCCGGTCCGGAGGCGATCCCACTCGACGAGCTGGTCCGGCGCTTCCTACAGGCGACGAAGGACACGCGCAAGGTCGTGCCGGACATCCACGCGCGCTACTTCGGCGACGTACTCAACGATCAATCGCTGACCCCCGGCCAGAACCCCCGTCTCGGTGCCATCCGGTTCGAGGACTGGCTCGGCCGGCAAATCGCGCGCTGA
- a CDS encoding winged helix-turn-helix domain-containing tetratricopeptide repeat protein, whose amino-acid sequence MQFRFGECVLDQERRELTLRGQVVGVGPQVFDLLLHLVRNRDRVVSKDDLLEAVWNGRTVSESTITSHINAVRKAIGDSGGAQRLVRTVPRKGFRFVGAIEVGAIEVGAAEVGAIGETPSGPVLPGKPSITVLPFQNLSGDPEQDYFADGVVEDIIAALSRIRWLFVIARNSSFAYKGRAVDVTDVGRELGVRYVLEGSVRKAGNRVRITGQLIDATSGTHLWAERFEGMLDDLFELQDRIAESVVGAIAPQLERAEIERAKRKPTESLDAYDYYLRGMAKLHSGTREAIDAALPLFHKATGLDPEFASAYGGAAWCHLWRKVNGWMTDRPLEIAEGVRLARLAVEFGRDDAVALTRAGHALGHFAGDLDGGIALIDRAVLLNPNFAPAWFLGGYLRAFRGETESASEHFAHAARLSPLDPEMFRMQAGTALAHFFAGRYDCAVAWADKALGNLPSLLVAIALTAASHALAGRTEDARQTMQQLRALDPSLRVSTLREWLPIHRPEDLTRFAEGLGLAGLPE is encoded by the coding sequence TTGCAGTTCCGTTTCGGAGAGTGTGTGCTCGATCAGGAGCGCCGGGAACTGACCCTGCGCGGACAGGTCGTGGGCGTCGGCCCGCAGGTCTTCGACCTGCTGCTGCATCTCGTCCGCAACCGCGACCGGGTCGTCAGCAAGGACGATCTGCTGGAGGCGGTGTGGAACGGACGGACCGTCTCCGAATCGACCATCACCAGCCACATCAACGCAGTTCGCAAGGCCATCGGCGACAGCGGTGGGGCACAGCGCCTGGTCCGCACGGTCCCCCGCAAGGGATTCCGCTTCGTCGGCGCGATCGAAGTCGGTGCGATTGAAGTCGGGGCGGCCGAGGTCGGCGCGATCGGGGAGACCCCGTCCGGGCCGGTCCTGCCGGGCAAGCCCTCGATCACCGTGCTGCCATTCCAGAATCTGAGCGGCGACCCGGAGCAGGACTACTTCGCCGACGGCGTGGTGGAGGACATCATCGCCGCCCTGTCGCGCATCCGCTGGCTGTTCGTCATCGCGCGCAACTCGAGCTTTGCCTACAAGGGCCGGGCGGTGGATGTAACGGACGTCGGCCGCGAGCTGGGCGTCCGTTACGTGCTCGAAGGCAGCGTCCGCAAGGCCGGGAACAGGGTGCGCATCACCGGGCAGCTCATCGACGCGACGAGCGGGACGCATCTCTGGGCGGAGCGCTTCGAAGGCATGCTCGATGACCTTTTCGAGCTGCAGGACCGGATCGCCGAAAGCGTCGTCGGCGCGATCGCGCCGCAGCTCGAGCGGGCGGAGATCGAGCGCGCCAAGCGCAAGCCGACGGAAAGCCTGGACGCCTACGATTACTATCTCCGCGGCATGGCGAAACTGCACAGCGGAACCCGCGAGGCGATCGACGCGGCGCTGCCCCTGTTCCACAAGGCGACGGGACTAGACCCGGAATTCGCATCGGCCTATGGCGGGGCGGCTTGGTGCCATCTCTGGCGCAAGGTGAACGGTTGGATGACCGACCGCCCCCTGGAAATCGCCGAAGGGGTGCGGCTGGCGCGGCTGGCGGTGGAGTTCGGCCGCGACGACGCGGTCGCGCTGACGAGAGCCGGGCACGCGCTTGGTCACTTCGCCGGCGATCTCGATGGCGGCATCGCGCTCATCGACCGGGCCGTGCTGCTCAACCCCAATTTCGCCCCCGCCTGGTTCCTCGGTGGCTACCTGCGCGCCTTCCGCGGTGAAACGGAAAGCGCGAGCGAGCATTTCGCCCATGCCGCCCGCCTGAGCCCGCTGGACCCGGAGATGTTCCGGATGCAGGCGGGGACGGCACTCGCGCATTTCTTCGCCGGGCGCTACGATTGCGCCGTGGCCTGGGCGGACAAGGCGTTGGGGAACCTGCCCAGCCTCCTGGTCGCCATCGCCCTGACGGCGGCGAGTCACGCGCTCGCCGGGCGGACGGAGGACGCGCGGCAGACGATGCAGCAATTGCGCGCGCTCGACCCGTCCTTGCGCGTCTCCACTCTCAGGGAGTGGCTGCCGATCCACCGTCCCGAGGATCTCACACGGTTTGCGGAGGGACTGGGACTGGCTGGGTTGCCCGAGTGA
- a CDS encoding transposase, whose protein sequence is MRQCEYLNNIVEQDHRRIRPPVRPGLGSKSFHGARRTTAGYEIIATVRKGQVRAVSVNDMPAQASFIVSLFGPAA, encoded by the coding sequence GTGCGGCAATGCGAGTACCTGAACAACATCGTTGAACAGGACCATCGGCGCATCAGGCCGCCGGTCCGGCCGGGGCTCGGGTCCAAGAGCTTCCACGGTGCGCGTCGGACGACCGCCGGTTACGAGATCATAGCCACGGTCCGCAAGGGCCAGGTCCGGGCTGTTTCGGTCAACGACATGCCAGCCCAGGCATCTTTCATCGTCAGCCTGTTCGGTCCTGCCGCCTGA